Proteins encoded in a region of the Malaciobacter mytili LMG 24559 genome:
- a CDS encoding TRAP transporter permease — translation MIERDKPHTLGELEVEQARETENIVNDLEGQRVFGTEHYEFWLISTIALCWTLFQLYIVIEPINSNITRSVHLTFALVLSFLIYPMLKKEYFLRKIRWFGYTFATLGLCTAGYIAFFYNDLALRPGDYTTIDIAVALLGIVILLEAGRRVLGFALSVIAIVFLAYDMLGPYMPELIIHKGASLNKLAGHMYLTTEGIFGVPLGVSAGFVFLFVLFGSLLDKAGAGEYFINLAFALLGKFRGGPAKASVVASGFTGIMSGSSIANTVTTGTFTIPLMKKTGFKPEQAGAVEVAASTNGQLMPPVMGAAAFIIAEFLALNYTDVIYAAFIPAFVSYFALFYIVHLEALKLGLKGADEKDLPKKFDTFIRGIHYLIPIFFLLYTLMVLRESAASAAFNAVSLLMLLMVVQHPFRAIIYKQKLTKEVWISGFVDILAGFISGAKNMVPIAIATALAGIVVGSITLTGLGQVLLEVIETISGGNIFIILILAAVVSLILGMGLPTTANYIVMASLTAPVILTLAQDNGYLIPSIAAHLFVFYFGILADDTPPVGLAAYAAAGIAKADPIKTGIQGFKYDIRTAILPFMFFFNPELLLISGVDSFNPGDPHGWVWITDPLRIAEIFVTAFIGMMAFSCFTQGYFITWTNIIERLIFLVIVPFMFLPKVMEAHLHLPTYHLSYLIGIVIFVLIYMFQKAKLRAENTSKLEVDL, via the coding sequence ATGATAGAAAGAGATAAACCTCATACGCTTGGCGAATTAGAAGTCGAACAAGCAAGAGAGACAGAAAATATTGTTAATGATTTAGAAGGACAAAGAGTTTTTGGTACAGAACACTATGAGTTTTGGCTTATTTCAACTATTGCTCTTTGTTGGACTCTATTTCAATTATATATTGTAATTGAACCAATCAATTCAAATATTACAAGATCAGTACACTTAACATTTGCATTAGTATTATCATTTTTAATCTATCCAATGTTAAAAAAAGAGTATTTTTTAAGAAAAATTAGATGGTTTGGTTATACATTTGCAACTTTAGGTCTGTGTACAGCGGGATATATAGCATTTTTTTATAATGACTTAGCATTAAGACCAGGTGATTATACTACAATTGATATAGCTGTTGCACTTTTAGGTATTGTTATTTTACTTGAAGCAGGAAGAAGAGTTTTAGGATTTGCACTAAGTGTTATTGCAATTGTTTTCTTAGCATATGATATGCTAGGTCCTTATATGCCTGAATTAATTATTCATAAAGGTGCTAGTTTAAATAAACTTGCAGGACATATGTATTTAACTACTGAAGGAATTTTTGGTGTTCCATTAGGTGTTTCTGCTGGATTTGTATTTTTATTTGTACTTTTTGGTTCATTATTAGACAAAGCAGGTGCAGGTGAATACTTTATTAATCTTGCTTTTGCCCTATTAGGTAAATTTAGAGGAGGTCCAGCAAAAGCTTCTGTTGTAGCTTCTGGATTTACAGGGATTATGAGTGGTTCTTCTATTGCAAATACAGTAACAACTGGAACATTTACAATTCCACTTATGAAAAAAACTGGATTTAAGCCAGAACAAGCTGGTGCAGTTGAAGTTGCAGCTTCTACAAATGGACAATTAATGCCTCCTGTAATGGGTGCAGCTGCATTTATTATTGCAGAGTTTTTAGCACTTAATTATACTGATGTTATTTATGCTGCATTTATTCCTGCTTTTGTTTCTTATTTTGCACTATTTTATATAGTTCACTTAGAGGCTTTAAAACTTGGTTTAAAAGGTGCAGATGAAAAAGATTTACCTAAAAAGTTTGATACATTTATTAGAGGTATTCACTATTTAATTCCTATTTTCTTCTTACTATATACACTTATGGTATTAAGAGAGAGTGCTGCAAGTGCTGCATTTAATGCTGTATCACTTTTAATGTTATTAATGGTAGTTCAACATCCATTTAGAGCAATTATTTACAAACAAAAATTAACTAAAGAAGTTTGGATAAGTGGATTTGTAGATATTTTAGCTGGATTTATAAGTGGAGCTAAAAATATGGTTCCTATTGCAATTGCAACTGCACTTGCTGGAATTGTAGTTGGTTCTATTACTTTAACAGGACTTGGGCAAGTATTATTAGAAGTTATTGAAACAATTTCTGGTGGGAATATTTTTATTATTCTTATTTTAGCTGCTGTTGTATCTCTTATTTTAGGTATGGGACTTCCAACAACTGCTAATTATATAGTAATGGCATCATTAACTGCACCTGTTATTTTAACTTTAGCACAAGATAATGGATACTTAATTCCTTCAATTGCAGCACATTTATTTGTATTTTATTTTGGTATCTTAGCAGATGATACACCACCTGTTGGACTTGCCGCTTATGCAGCAGCTGGTATTGCAAAAGCAGACCCAATTAAAACAGGTATTCAAGGGTTTAAATATGATATTAGAACAGCGATTTTACCATTTATGTTCTTCTTTAACCCAGAATTACTTTTAATTTCAGGTGTTGATTCATTTAATCCAGGAGATCCTCATGGATGGGTATGGATTACAGATCCACTTAGAATTGCAGAGATATTTGTAACAGCATTTATTGGAATGATGGCATTTTCATGTTTTACTCAAGGGTATTTTATAACATGGACAAATATTATTGAAAGATTAATCTTTTTAGTAATAGTTCCTTTTATGTTTCTTCCAAAAGTAATGGAAGCACATTTACATCTTCCTACATATCATTTATCATATTTAATTGGTATTGTGATATTTGTTTTAATATATATGTTCCAAAAAGCAAAATTAAGAGCAGAGAATACTTCAAAATTAGAAGTAGATTTATAA
- a CDS encoding response regulator transcription factor, which yields MEAFNTRVLLVEDEELARKTLSFYLNTIFDEVVVACDGEEGSRKFQENHSLNKSFDLVLTDIKMPNKNGIEMIDDILKLVPNQRFIIVSAHKNEDDLLKLINLRVLGYFVKPLNIDNMMEMLQKAKDEVLADKKIEVNEELITINKTYTYNRTNDKLYNQETIVKLSKKESDILTVLIENFGEVVSVETFKKLVWHDINTNDSAFRTVMKRLKDKVKDDDFIISHKGYGYIIEKPFIK from the coding sequence ATGGAAGCTTTTAATACAAGAGTTTTATTAGTAGAAGATGAAGAGTTAGCTAGAAAAACTTTATCATTTTATTTAAATACAATTTTTGATGAAGTAGTTGTGGCTTGTGATGGAGAAGAGGGAAGTAGAAAATTTCAAGAAAACCACTCTTTAAATAAATCATTTGATTTAGTTTTAACTGATATTAAAATGCCAAATAAAAATGGTATTGAGATGATTGATGATATTTTAAAACTTGTACCAAATCAAAGATTTATAATTGTAAGTGCACATAAAAATGAAGATGACTTACTAAAACTTATAAATTTAAGAGTTCTAGGATATTTTGTAAAACCATTAAATATTGATAATATGATGGAAATGCTTCAAAAAGCTAAAGATGAAGTTTTAGCCGATAAAAAAATTGAAGTAAATGAAGAACTTATTACAATAAATAAAACATATACATATAATAGAACAAATGATAAATTATACAATCAAGAAACAATTGTAAAACTATCTAAAAAAGAATCAGATATTTTAACTGTATTAATTGAAAATTTTGGTGAAGTTGTATCAGTAGAAACTTTTAAAAAACTTGTATGGCATGATATAAATACAAATGATTCTGCTTTTAGAACAGTTATGAAAAGATTAAAAGATAAAGTTAAAGATGATGATTTTATTATTTCTCATAAAGGTTATGGATATATAATAGAAAAACCTTTTATTAAATAA